TAGACGGCCCCGTGCACCATGGCGAAGCTGCGGGCCTGCACTTGCGGCTGTTGCTGGGCGTAGTCCCAGATCGCGGTCTGCGCGTTCTGGTCCCACACGATGACGGCATTGACGGACCTGGCCGGATCGGATGCGTAGGCGCTCGTCATACCGGACAGCGTCGGCGCGCCGGCGGCAATGATACCGGCGACGACGGCTGCGACGAGTCTGCGGCGGGTAGAGACCTGACCTGTCATTGACTGACCCCCATGCCAGCTTCGCGGCCGGCTCGATGACACATTGATATGTGCCAACGTACCGGCCCGAACCAGACGCCCGTCTTCGGCCTGCCGGAGAGGAGTGCGAAACCTGCGGGGTGTGGATGTCCAACGCCGAAGTCCACTACGCCTGGCACGCGCTAGCGGGCGCGCAGCAACCCTGGACCACAGCGGCAGCGTTCGGGCGGCGGCTTCCCCCGGCGCGTGGGCCTGTGTGAGCACAGCAAGTCAGGAAAGACCGTCGGGCTGCGGCGGGCAATAGCTGGCAAACGCGCTGATCCCGTGTGCCCAGGCCGCGTCCACGTCGGCGTCCGCTGGGAATCGGTTGGTCAGTTCGAGATCGACGAGGCCGTGCGCGAAACCCCAGATGGCCCGCGCGGCCGCCATGTTTCCGCCGGTGACCTTGAGCAGGGGCTCGGCGGCGGCGGCCTCGACCCCGGATGCGAGACCTTGACGATCCAGGGAATGCCGGGCAGTGAACTCGTAGAGGCGTGGGTGGTCGAGCGCCCATCGCCGGTAGGCCGCGGCAAGCGTGGCCAGGTCACCGCTGGCCCCGGCCAGCACGCTGCCGAGCCGTTCCAGCGCGCGCTGTTGCAGCGCCGCTTCGATCTCGGTCTTGCCCGCGATGTGCTTGTAGAGCGAGGGTGCCTGGATTCGCAGTTCTTCGGCGAGGCGCCGCATGGTGACGGCCTCCGGGCCTTCGCGTTCCAGGATCCGCTCGGCCGCGTCGATCATCTCGCCGCGGCGGTTTGCCTTCATCCGGCGCTTGGGGTGGTGCGGCGCCAGGCCGGGGAGGCCGTCCATCCGCGACTGAGCACGTAGGCGCCGACAAGGAGCACCGAGACGCTGCCGTCCCAGGCGACGATCGTCGCCGTGTCGGCTATGCCGCCGTGCGCGGCGTAGAGCAGGGCAGTCACCGTGAGCGCGACCTTGTGGAAGATCACCAACTCCCACACGCCTCGATAGCCGCGCGGCGCCAGCGCGAGCAGCACGAAGAGCCCGGCGAAGACGACGAAACCATAGGCCCGCCAGGTCTCGACGACTTTGGCGCCGCCGTCGGCGTCCCACAGCGCGCCGGCGGAGCTGAGTGCGGCACCGGCCGCGCCGGCGGCGGCGAGCCACAACATGATCTTTGCCACCCGATCGCGGCTCATGACCCCTCCCCGAGGTTCGGCTAACGTTGTTAGCCAAAACCGTAGGCTAACAACGTTAGCCAAACAAGAGGATGTGAGCTATCGCCCGTAGTCGCTCGCCCGGAAGCAGCCGTGCAGGTGTCGCCCGCTCGGCCAGGACCTGATTCACGACGACTAGCTAAGGGTTTCGCTGTACCTGGTCTTCGAGGCGGCCGCCTCTGACACGGGTAATCAGGTCCGGTTCTCCGAGGCCAGCGCGATTGATCCGTCTCCGGCCACGGACGCTGGCTTCCGCGGCGAGTCGCTTGCGTAGCTCACGCGGGGCGAGCTTGTCGTCGAAGCCCTCGATGAGTCCGCCGCCCGTGTCGGCGAACTCGTAGCGGACCGCGTACGTCTTTCCGCGGTGCTGCCACTCGCAGCGGATCAGAGGGCGCGCGAGGATGGCCTCGAACCAAGCAGCCGTCTGTTCCGCCAGCTCTGCCGGGTTTCCGATCGCGGTGAAGTTGAGCTCAGTCGCCTCGTCGGGCAGCGAGAACAGCTGGTTGTGGAGCTTGTCCGCGTGGACGGCGGTTCCGTTGAAGTGAGCGCCGACGGTCAGGATTCCCTGGTTGCGTGTCGGATCGACGATGTCCAACCAGACGATCACGTTAAGGCAGGACGGCTCCGCCGGCGGGACGACGACCGCGTCGGCAGGGTCCACCAGCCAATCGCTCGCGCGTTCGGCCAGAACGTCGATAAACGCCCGTTGGGCGACGTTCAGGTCGTCTTCGTCGTACTCGAACCAGGGGATCTCTCCCATGACCGCATTGTATGGACAGCTATCCCCTGTAGTCGCTGGCCCGGAAGCAGCCGTGCAGGTGGTCGTTGACCACGCCGACGTTCTGCATGAACGCGTAGGTGCTCGTCGGGCCCACGAAGTGGAAGCCCTGGTCCTTGAGCTGTTTGGCGAACACCTCGGCGTCCGGGGTCGACGCCGGCACGTCCGCGCCCGTGCGGGGCGACCGCTTCCGGTTCACCTCGTGTGACCGGGCCAGCGACTCCAGGCTCGGCGACGCCGACGCCATCGCGCGGGCGTTGTCGACCGTGGCCTGGATCTTGGCGCGGTTGCGGATGATGGTCGCGTCCGCAGTCAGCCGGTCGACGTCGCGCTTGGTCATCGCCGCCACCGTCGGCACGTCGAAGCCGTGGAAGGCCCGGCGGAAGTCGTCGCGTTTGCCGAAGACGATCGACCAGCTCAGGCCCGCCTCGAAGACGCCTAGGGTGAGCGCCTCGAACAGCGCCGCTTCGTCGTAGGTGCGGTTGCCCCAGACCTCGTCGTGGTAGCGACCGAACGCCGTGTCGCCCGTGCCGGCCCAGGAGCACCGCGGCTTGCCGTCGGTCCCGATCATGACGTCGTCGGTCATAAAACCACGCTAACTCCCAGTAGGCGGTGGTCAGGGCCGGTCCGGGCAGCCGGTGGGGCATAGGGTCGACGGCATGCCGTCGAAGAAGGCCGCCGCTGTCGAAGTCGAGGTCGCTGGGCACACCGTGCGGCTCAGCAGTCCCGACCGGGTGATGTTTCCCCGGGCCGGCTACACGAAGCAGGACGTGTTCGACTACTACCTGGCCGTCGGCGACGGCATCACGCGGGCGCTCGACCACCGCCCGACCACGCTCCAGCGCTTCCCCGACGGGATCGACGGCGAGGCGTTCTACCAGAAGCGGCTGCCGGCCCGGGGCACCCCCGACTGGCTCAACGGCGCCGAGATCACCTTCCCGAGCGGGCGCAAAGCGACCGAGCTCTGCCCGGTCGACCTCGCCCACGTCGCCTGGGCCGCGCAGATGAACACCGTCGTCTTCCACGCCTGGCCGGTGCGGGCCAAGGACGCCGACCACCCCGACGAGTTGCGGATCGACCTCGACCCGCAGCCGGGCACCGACTTCGGCGACGCGGCCGAGGCGGCCGGTGAGCTGCGTGCCGTGCTCGACGAGATCGGTGCGACCGGCTGGCCGAAGACGTCGGGCGGCCGGGGCGTGCACGTCTACCTGCGGATCCAGCCGCGGTGGACGTTCGTGGAGGTGCGTCGCGCGACGATCGCGCTGGCCCGGGCGCTCGAGCGGCGCCGGCCCGACCTGGTCACCACGAGTTGGTGGAAGGAGGAGCGGGGGGAGCGGGTGTTCGTCGACTTCAACCAGATGGCGCGCGATCGCACCATCGCGGCCGCCTACTCGCTGCGGGCCAACGCGCGGGCCACCGCCTCGACGCCGTTGACCTGGGCCGAGTTGCCTGACGTCGAGCCTGACGACTTCGACCTGCGTACCCTGCCGAAGCGGTTCGCCGAGATCGGTGACCCGCACGCCGGCATCAACGACAACGCGTTCGACATCACGCCGCTGCTGGAGTGGTCGGCGGCCGACGAGCGCGACGGGCGCGGCGGCGACATGCCCTACCCGCCCGACCACCCGAAGATGCCGGGCGAGCCGCCGCGGGTGCAGCCGAGCAAGAAGAACGCGGCCAACTGGAAAGACGACGCCTAGAGGGCCAGCTTCATGCCCTCGTGCGTGGCGGCGAATCCCAGCGACTCGTAAAAACGACGGGCGTCGGTGCGGCGCTTGTCGGTGGTGAGTTGCACCAGCGAGCAGCCCGCGGCCCGGGCCTCGTCGACCGCCCACGCGATCATCCGGCGGCCGAGGCCGGCGCCGCGGTGGGTGGCGGCGACGCGTACCCCCTCGATTTCCAGGCGTTGGGCGCCGCGGCGGGTGAGCGACGGGATGAAGATGAGCTGCATCGTGCCGACGATCTCGCCGTCGAGGTCGGCGACGATCACGATGTTGCGGGGGTCGCCGTCGAGGGCGTCGAAGGCCTGCCAGTAGGCGGCGTCGATCTCCTCCGACACCGTCTCGCGGCCGGCGCCGATCGGGTCGTCTGCCAGAAGCCCGACAATCGCTGGGACATCCGCGCGCAAAGCGGGCCTGAAGATCATGTCGGTAGCTTCGCATATTGAATTCCGGGTGCATGATGATGCGCCATGAAGGCCTTGCTGCTGCCCCTGAAGGCGATCTACCGCGGGCTGGTTTTCTTCGCCAACTCGCCGCGCACGCTGATGCTGTCGTACGCCCTGATGATCGTCGCGGCGGCGGGGCTCTACAGCGTCTTCGAGGATGTCGGGCTGGGCGACTCGGTGTGGTGGGCGGTGGTCACCGCGTCGACGGTCGGCTACGGCGACATCTCGCCCGACACCTGGCAGGCGCGCGCCATCGCGGTCGTGTTGATCTCCACGATGGTGCTGCTGGTGATCCCGCTGATCACGGCACACTTCGCCAGCAAGCTGATCGTCGACACCGACGCGTTCCGCCACGACGAGCAGGAAGAACTGAAGAACAACCTGCGCGTCGTGCGCCGGCTCCTGGAAGAACTGGCCGCCCGGGAGGGCATCGCGGCTACTGCGGCGGGCAGCGCTTCCCCTCTGGCGGAACGGTCTGAGTGAGGATGTAGGAGTCGACCGCGTCGGTGATGCACGCCGTCTGCGGGTAGGCGGTGTGCCCCTCGCCCTCCCAGGTCAGCAGCCGCCCGACGCCGAGCATCTTGGCCAGCGCCGGTGCCTGCGCGTAGGGCGTCGCGGGGTCACCGGTGGTGCCGACCACCAGGATCGGTGGTGAGCCGGTGGCCGGACCGGTCGGGTAGGGGTCGTGCCCGCCGGGCCAGACCGAGCAGGTCAGCATGCCGACCGCGAGCGGGGCGCCGAACAGCGGGATCGACGAGCGCCACTGGCCCTGATAGCTGCGCACCTGTGCGACGTCGGCCACGCTCGCCTGGTCGGCGCAGTTGATGGCGATGTTGGCGTCGAACAGGTTGGAGTAGGTGCCGTCGGGGCTGCGCTCGGCGTAGGCGTCGGCGAGCTGGAACACCTCCGCCGGCTTGCCGGCCTCGAGCTGCTTGATCGCGCTCGCCAGGGCCTGCCAGCCCGACTGGGTGTAGAGCGACGAGATCACCGCGTAGAAGACCCAGCCGGCGGTGGCCTTGCGGCCCTTGGCGTCGGTCACCGGCGACACCTCGGCCTTGTCGATCGCGGTGTTCACCGCGGCCTTGGCGTCGGGCGCGATCGGGCACTGCGCGGGATTGGGGTCGCACCACTTGGCGAAGTTGTCGAACGCCAGCGCGAAGCCCTTCGCCTGGCTCTCCGAGCCGGCGACGAAGCTCTGCCGCGGGTCGACCGCGCCGTCGAGCACCAGCGCGCGGACGTTCTGCGGGAAGAGTTGGGCGTAGGTGGCGCCGAGCAGCGTGCCGTAGGAGTAGCCCAGGTAGGTCATCTTCTGGTCGCCGACGGCGCTGCGGATCGCGTCCATGTCCTTGGCGGTCTGCACCGTGGAGAACAGCTTGAGCTTGTCGCCGTATTTGGCCTGGCACTCCTGGCCGATGCTCTTGTTGAGGTTGACCAGGCCGTCGAACTGGGGCTGGGTGACCGGGTCGGGCACGTAGCCGAAGCTCTCGTCGAGCTGCTCGTCGGGGATGCACTCGATCGGGCTGGACCGGTCGACACCGCGCGGGTCGAAGCCGACGATGTCGAACCGGTCGGTGACCTCGGCCGGGATGCCCTGGAACGCGGCGCCGAAGCTGAGGTAGACGGCCAGGTTGACGCCGGAGGCGCCGGGGCCGCCCGGGTTGACCAGCAGCGAGCCGATCCGGTCGTGCTGCTTGCTGGAGCGCACCCGGATCAGCGCGAGGTCGAAGGTCTCCCCGTTGCCGGCGTTGGACCAGTCCTGCGGCACCTTGATCGTCGCGCAGTCGTAGGTCATGCCCGACGCGCCGCGGCCGACGAGCTTGCCCGGCACGTCGGGGCAGGGTCGCCACGCGGCCTGGCCGGAGGCGGCTGGGGCGGGCTGGCCGCTCGGCGCCACCGCGCCGTCACCCGTGTTGGGCGCGACGACCGGGACGGTGCAGCCGGTCAGCGCGAGGGCACCGGCGAGGAAAGCGGTTGCGAGCAGGCGAACGCGCACTAGGAAACCCCCGTGCCGGCGGCTGGATCGCCACCGAGAACTTGGTCGACATCGAACCGGACCGGCCGGTCGAGCTGGTCGTAGCCGCAGGAGCGCGGGTCGCGGTCGGGCCGCCAGCGCACGAACTGCGCCGTATGCCGGAACCGGTCGCCCTCCATCGCGTCGTAGCCGACCTCGACCACGAGGTCGGGGCGCAGCGGCTCCCAGGCCAGGTTCTTGCCGCCGGTCCAGCGGCTCACCCCGCCGGGGCGGCGCTGGCCGCTCGCGGTGGTCGGGCCCATCTGCTGCTCGT
This genomic interval from Asanoa ferruginea contains the following:
- the ligD gene encoding non-homologous end-joining DNA ligase, which produces MPSKKAAAVEVEVAGHTVRLSSPDRVMFPRAGYTKQDVFDYYLAVGDGITRALDHRPTTLQRFPDGIDGEAFYQKRLPARGTPDWLNGAEITFPSGRKATELCPVDLAHVAWAAQMNTVVFHAWPVRAKDADHPDELRIDLDPQPGTDFGDAAEAAGELRAVLDEIGATGWPKTSGGRGVHVYLRIQPRWTFVEVRRATIALARALERRRPDLVTTSWWKEERGERVFVDFNQMARDRTIAAAYSLRANARATASTPLTWAELPDVEPDDFDLRTLPKRFAEIGDPHAGINDNAFDITPLLEWSAADERDGRGGDMPYPPDHPKMPGEPPRVQPSKKNAANWKDDA
- a CDS encoding TetR/AcrR family transcriptional regulator, whose product is MIDAAERILEREGPEAVTMRRLAEELRIQAPSLYKHIAGKTEIEAALQQRALERLGSVLAGASGDLATLAAAYRRWALDHPRLYEFTARHSLDRQGLASGVEAAAAEPLLKVTGGNMAAARAIWGFAHGLVDLELTNRFPADADVDAAWAHGISAFASYCPPQPDGLS
- a CDS encoding potassium channel family protein; this encodes MKALLLPLKAIYRGLVFFANSPRTLMLSYALMIVAAAGLYSVFEDVGLGDSVWWAVVTASTVGYGDISPDTWQARAIAVVLISTMVLLVIPLITAHFASKLIVDTDAFRHDEQEELKNNLRVVRRLLEELAAREGIAATAAGSASPLAERSE
- a CDS encoding GNAT family N-acetyltransferase; translated protein: MIFRPALRADVPAIVGLLADDPIGAGRETVSEEIDAAYWQAFDALDGDPRNIVIVADLDGEIVGTMQLIFIPSLTRRGAQRLEIEGVRVAATHRGAGLGRRMIAWAVDEARAAGCSLVQLTTDKRRTDARRFYESLGFAATHEGMKLAL
- a CDS encoding DNA-3-methyladenine glycosylase I; this translates as MTDDVMIGTDGKPRCSWAGTGDTAFGRYHDEVWGNRTYDEAALFEALTLGVFEAGLSWSIVFGKRDDFRRAFHGFDVPTVAAMTKRDVDRLTADATIIRNRAKIQATVDNARAMASASPSLESLARSHEVNRKRSPRTGADVPASTPDAEVFAKQLKDQGFHFVGPTSTYAFMQNVGVVNDHLHGCFRASDYRG
- a CDS encoding alpha/beta hydrolase is translated as MRVRLLATAFLAGALALTGCTVPVVAPNTGDGAVAPSGQPAPAASGQAAWRPCPDVPGKLVGRGASGMTYDCATIKVPQDWSNAGNGETFDLALIRVRSSKQHDRIGSLLVNPGGPGASGVNLAVYLSFGAAFQGIPAEVTDRFDIVGFDPRGVDRSSPIECIPDEQLDESFGYVPDPVTQPQFDGLVNLNKSIGQECQAKYGDKLKLFSTVQTAKDMDAIRSAVGDQKMTYLGYSYGTLLGATYAQLFPQNVRALVLDGAVDPRQSFVAGSESQAKGFALAFDNFAKWCDPNPAQCPIAPDAKAAVNTAIDKAEVSPVTDAKGRKATAGWVFYAVISSLYTQSGWQALASAIKQLEAGKPAEVFQLADAYAERSPDGTYSNLFDANIAINCADQASVADVAQVRSYQGQWRSSIPLFGAPLAVGMLTCSVWPGGHDPYPTGPATGSPPILVVGTTGDPATPYAQAPALAKMLGVGRLLTWEGEGHTAYPQTACITDAVDSYILTQTVPPEGKRCPPQ